A genomic region of Drosophila biarmipes strain raj3 unplaced genomic scaffold, RU_DBia_V1.1 ptg000015l, whole genome shotgun sequence contains the following coding sequences:
- the LOC122817967 gene encoding uncharacterized protein LOC122817967, giving the protein MAKQKGDEDDEIFEDGGGIFQKEGGGKGNGKDGDKSNGKDGGIQSYDEEDGEKSKGEDGGIGNYSEEDGETNGEDGEASDEVAGSILRIRGKRSNEKGGEQNEDGGRNDNYAEADMHNQAGDQSRNARSSERKAVAENFNESIDVSLGMAAQVLSEFSGESCARKWTTQFQNISTIYGIKEKFVKMLMLSKIKGKAYEWLHADADRVLLPLDDLMAELISTFRGKSSKMEIRRKFEGRKWKNSESFGSYVDDKIMLAQGINIDADEMLSCIIEGIPNQGLRNQAHIQCFVDVGHIKRAFADVNLPKLYGVGRTKNTMLCFEKFK; this is encoded by the coding sequence ATGGCGAAACAAAAAGGAGATGAAGACGACGAAATTTTCGAAGACGGCGGCGGAATTTTCCAGAAAGAAGGCGGCGGCAAAGGTAATGGCAAAGACGGAGACAAAAGTAATGGCAAAGACGGCGGCATTCAGAGCTACGACGAAGAAGACGGCGAAAAAAGTAAAGGCGAAGACGGCGGCATTGGGAATTACAGCGAAGAAGACGGCGAAACTAACGGCGAAGATGGTGAAGCGAGTGACGAAGTGGCTGGCAGCATTCTCAGAATTAGAGGCAAACGGAGCAACGAAAAAGGCGGCGAACAAAACGAAGACGGTGGAAGGAACGACAATTACGCAGAAGCCGACATGCACAACCAGGCTGGAGACCAGTCTAGAAACGCAAGAAGCAGCGAACGTAAAGCGGTGGCGGAAAATTTTAACGAGAGCATCGACGTCTCGTTGGGCATGGCAGCACAGGTGTTGAGTGAGTTTTCTGGCGAGTCGTGTGCCCGCAAATGGACTACTCAATTTCAAAATATCTCGACCATTTAcggaataaaagaaaaatttgtaAAGATGCTAATGTTGAGCAAAATAAAGGGAAAAGCTTATGAGTGGCTGCACGCAGATGCAGACCGCGTGTTGCTACCGTTGGATGACCTAATGGCAGAGCTGATCTCAACGTTTAGGGGAAAATCATCGAAGATGGAGATACGACGCAAATTCGAAGGGCGCAAATGGAAAAATAGCGAAAGTTTCGGGAGTTATGTCGACGATAAGATAATGCTTGCTCAGGGCATTAATATTGATGCAGATGAAATGTTGAGCTGCATCATCGAAGGTATCCCCAATCAAGGGCTACGCAATCAGGCGCATATTCAATGCTTTGTGGATGTTGGGCACATAAAGAGGGCGTTTGCGGATGTAAACTTGCCAAAGCTATATGGAGTTGGCAGGACGAAAAATACTAtgttatgttttgaaaaatttaaataa